The following proteins are encoded in a genomic region of Streptococcus gwangjuense:
- the ccdA2 gene encoding thiol-disulfide oxidoreductase-associated membrane protein CcdA2 → METIVFSISVFLAGILSFFSPCIFPLLPVYTGILLDDQESAKSFSLFGRKVAWSGLIRTLCFIAGISLIFFILGFGAGYFGNILYANWFRYTMGTIIIILGLHQMEIFHFKKLEVQKSFTFKKSEANRYWSAFLLGITFSFGWTPCIGPVLSSVLALAASGGNGAWQGAIYTLIYTLGMAIPFLVLALASGVVMPYFSKIKRHMMLLKKIGGFLIILMGILLLLGQVNVLAGIFE, encoded by the coding sequence TTGGAAACGATAGTATTTTCAATCTCCGTTTTTTTAGCAGGAATTTTGTCCTTCTTTTCACCTTGTATTTTCCCTCTGTTACCTGTTTATACTGGAATTTTATTGGATGATCAAGAAAGCGCAAAAAGTTTTTCTTTGTTTGGGAGAAAGGTTGCCTGGTCAGGTCTGATTCGAACTCTTTGCTTTATCGCAGGCATTTCACTCATTTTCTTTATTCTAGGATTCGGTGCTGGTTACTTTGGTAACATTCTCTATGCCAATTGGTTTCGCTATACCATGGGAACAATTATTATCATTTTAGGCCTTCACCAGATGGAAATTTTTCATTTTAAGAAATTAGAGGTTCAAAAAAGCTTTACTTTTAAGAAATCAGAAGCCAATCGTTATTGGTCGGCCTTTTTACTCGGTATTACCTTTAGCTTTGGTTGGACGCCTTGTATTGGTCCTGTTTTGAGTTCTGTTTTAGCGCTTGCGGCTTCTGGAGGAAATGGCGCTTGGCAAGGTGCAATCTATACTCTTATTTACACTCTGGGTATGGCCATTCCTTTCTTGGTCTTGGCTCTAGCTTCAGGCGTAGTGATGCCTTATTTTAGTAAAATCAAGCGTCATATGATGCTACTGAAGAAAATTGGTGGTTTCCTCATTATTTTAATGGGAATTTTGTTACTATTAGGACAAGTAAATGTTCTAGCTGGTATTTTTGAATAA
- the tuf gene encoding elongation factor Tu codes for MAKEKYDRSKPHVNIGTIGHVDHGKTTLTAAITTVLARRLPSSVNQPKDYASIDAAPEERERGITINTAHVEYETEKRHYAHIDAPGHADYVKNMITGAAQMDGAILVVASTDGPMPQTREHILLSRQVGVKHLIVFMNKVDLVDDEELLELVEMEIRDLLSEYDFPGDDLPVIQGSALKALEGDTKYEDIVMELMNTVDEYIPEPERDTEKPLLLPVEDVFSITGRGTVASGRIDRGIVKVNDEIEIVGIKEETQKAVVTGVEMFRKQLDEGLAGDNVGVLLRGVQRDEIERGQVIAKPGSINPHTKFKGEVYILTKEEGGRHTPFFNNYRPQFYFRTTDVTGSIELPAGTEMVMPGDNVTIDVELIHPIAVEQGTTFSIREGGRTVGSGMVTEIEA; via the coding sequence ATGGCAAAAGAAAAATACGATCGTAGTAAACCACACGTTAACATTGGTACTATCGGACACGTTGACCACGGTAAAACTACCCTAACTGCAGCTATCACAACTGTTTTGGCACGTCGCTTGCCTTCATCAGTTAACCAACCTAAAGACTATGCGTCTATCGATGCTGCTCCAGAAGAACGCGAACGCGGTATCACAATCAACACTGCGCACGTTGAGTACGAAACTGAAAAACGTCACTACGCTCACATCGACGCTCCAGGACACGCGGACTACGTTAAAAACATGATCACTGGTGCCGCTCAAATGGACGGAGCTATCCTTGTAGTAGCTTCAACTGACGGACCAATGCCACAAACTCGTGAGCACATCCTTCTTTCACGTCAGGTTGGTGTTAAACACCTTATCGTCTTCATGAACAAAGTTGACTTGGTTGACGACGAAGAATTGCTTGAATTGGTTGAAATGGAAATCCGTGACCTATTGTCAGAATACGACTTCCCAGGTGACGATCTTCCAGTTATCCAAGGTTCAGCTCTTAAAGCCCTTGAAGGTGACACTAAATACGAAGACATCGTTATGGAATTGATGAACACAGTTGATGAGTACATCCCAGAACCAGAACGTGACACTGAGAAACCATTGCTTCTTCCAGTCGAAGACGTATTCTCAATCACTGGACGTGGTACAGTTGCTTCAGGACGTATCGACCGTGGTATCGTTAAAGTCAACGACGAAATCGAAATCGTTGGTATCAAAGAAGAAACTCAAAAAGCAGTTGTTACTGGTGTTGAAATGTTCCGTAAACAACTTGACGAAGGTCTTGCCGGAGATAACGTAGGTGTCCTTCTTCGTGGTGTTCAACGTGACGAAATCGAACGTGGACAAGTTATCGCTAAACCAGGTTCAATCAACCCACACACTAAATTCAAAGGTGAAGTTTACATCCTTACTAAAGAAGAAGGTGGACGTCACACTCCATTCTTCAACAACTACCGTCCACAATTCTACTTCCGTACTACTGACGTTACAGGTTCAATTGAACTTCCAGCAGGTACTGAAATGGTAATGCCTGGTGATAACGTGACAATCGACGTTGAGTTGATCCACCCAATCGCCGTAGAACAAGGTACTACATTCTCTATCCGTGAGGGTGGACGTACTGTTGGTTCAGGTATGGTTACAGAAATCGAAGCTTAA
- the pbp3 gene encoding D-alanyl-D-alanine carboxypeptidase PBP3 — protein MKKIILTLLSLSIIGSASTVAAQDFNIAAKHAIAVEANTGKILYEKDATQPVEIASITKLITVYLVYEALENGSITLSTPVDISDYPYKLTTNSEASNVPMEARNYTVEQLLEATLVSSANSAAIALAEKIAGSEKDFVDMMRAKLLEWGISDATVVNTTGLNNESLGDNIYPGSKKDEENKLSAYDVAIVARNLIKKYPQVLEITKKPSSTFAGMTITSTNYMLEGMPAYRGGFDGLKTGTTDKAGESFVGTTVEKDMRVITVVLNADHQDNNPYARFTATSSLMDYISSTFTLRKIVQKGDAYQDSKVPVQDGKEDTVTAVAKDDISLIERIGNQSSQSVQFTPDSKAIPAPLEAGTVVGHLTYEDSDLIGQGYITTERPSFEMVAEKKVEKAFFLKVWWNQFIRFINEKL, from the coding sequence ATGAAAAAAATAATTTTAACTCTTTTAAGCCTTTCCATTATTGGCTCAGCATCTACTGTTGCTGCTCAAGATTTTAATATTGCTGCTAAACATGCAATTGCTGTTGAGGCAAATACTGGTAAAATTCTCTATGAGAAAGATGCAACCCAGCCAGTTGAAATTGCTTCAATCACAAAGTTAATTACTGTTTATCTTGTCTATGAAGCCTTGGAAAACGGCAGTATTACACTATCAACTCCGGTAGATATTTCTGATTATCCTTACAAATTAACGACAAATTCTGAAGCGAGTAACGTTCCTATGGAAGCTCGTAATTATACCGTCGAACAACTACTTGAGGCAACCCTGGTATCTAGCGCCAACAGTGCGGCTATTGCGCTAGCTGAGAAAATTGCAGGCTCAGAAAAAGATTTCGTCGATATGATGAGGGCAAAACTCTTGGAATGGGGAATTTCGGATGCAACTGTTGTCAATACGACGGGGCTTAACAATGAGAGTCTAGGTGATAACATTTACCCAGGCTCTAAAAAAGATGAGGAAAATAAGCTCAGTGCTTATGATGTCGCTATCGTTGCTCGCAACCTCATCAAAAAATACCCACAAGTCTTAGAAATCACGAAAAAACCTTCTTCTACTTTTGCTGGAATGACAATCACTTCTACCAATTACATGTTAGAGGGTATGCCTGCTTATCGCGGTGGTTTTGATGGATTAAAAACAGGGACCACAGATAAGGCTGGAGAGTCTTTTGTTGGTACTACTGTCGAAAAAGACATGAGGGTTATCACAGTTGTTTTGAATGCGGATCATCAAGACAATAATCCTTACGCTCGCTTCACAGCTACATCTTCACTAATGGATTATATCTCTTCTACATTCACACTTCGCAAAATCGTTCAGAAAGGTGATGCCTATCAAGATAGCAAAGTCCCTGTACAAGACGGAAAAGAAGATACAGTCACTGCTGTTGCTAAAGATGATATTTCTCTAATTGAACGTATTGGGAATCAATCTTCTCAATCTGTTCAATTCACACCTGATTCTAAGGCAATTCCAGCACCACTTGAAGCCGGAACAGTGGTTGGACATTTGACTTATGAAGACTCAGACTTGATTGGTCAAGGTTACATCACCACAGAACGTCCTAGTTTTGAAATGGTAGCAGAAAAGAAAGTAGAAAAAGCCTTCTTCTTAAAAGTTTGGTGGAATCAGTTTATCCGCTTTATCAACGAGAAGCTATGA
- a CDS encoding AI-2E family transporter has product MFRKNKLFFWTSEILLLTIIFYLWRQMGAIITPFVSVANTIMIPFLLGGFLYYLTNPIVNFLQKYFKINRIIGILLTLCTLVWGLVIGVVYLLPILINQLTSLIATSQTIYSRLQDLIVDLSTYPAFQNIDIQATIQQLNLSYVDILQNILNSVTNSVGSVLSALFSTVLIIIMTPVFLIYFLLDGNKFLPMLERTVLKRDKLHIAGLLKNLNATIARYISGVAIDAIIIGCLAFIGYSIIGLKYALVFAIFSGLANLIPYVGPSIGLIPMIIANVFTDPHRMLIAVVYMLIIQQVDGNILYPRIVGGVMKVHPITILVLLLLSSNIYGVIGMIVAVPTYSILKEISKFLSRLYENHKIMKERERELAK; this is encoded by the coding sequence ATGTTTCGTAAGAATAAATTATTTTTTTGGACCAGTGAGATTTTACTATTAACCATCATCTTCTATTTATGGAGACAGATGGGAGCGATTATTACACCTTTTGTAAGCGTTGCAAACACTATAATGATTCCCTTTCTTTTAGGTGGTTTTTTATATTATTTGACCAATCCTATTGTAAATTTTTTACAAAAGTATTTCAAAATTAACCGTATCATTGGTATTTTACTAACCTTGTGTACCTTGGTCTGGGGGCTAGTTATTGGGGTAGTTTATCTTTTACCGATTTTGATTAATCAGTTGACCAGTTTGATAGCAACAAGTCAGACAATTTATAGTCGTTTGCAAGATTTGATTGTGGATTTATCTACTTATCCAGCCTTTCAAAATATAGATATTCAAGCGACAATTCAACAATTAAATCTATCCTATGTAGATATTCTACAAAATATCTTAAATAGTGTGACGAATAGTGTTGGAAGTGTCTTATCTGCGCTCTTTAGTACCGTTTTGATTATTATCATGACCCCTGTGTTCTTAATTTATTTTTTGTTAGACGGTAACAAGTTCTTGCCGATGCTTGAACGTACTGTTTTAAAGAGAGATAAGCTACATATTGCAGGCCTATTAAAGAATTTGAATGCGACAATTGCTCGCTATATTAGTGGAGTTGCAATTGATGCGATTATTATTGGGTGTTTGGCCTTTATTGGATATAGTATTATTGGTTTAAAATATGCTTTGGTCTTCGCCATCTTTTCAGGATTAGCCAATCTCATTCCTTATGTAGGACCAAGTATTGGCTTGATTCCAATGATTATCGCTAATGTCTTTACTGATCCTCATAGAATGCTGATTGCAGTTGTTTATATGCTAATTATTCAACAAGTGGATGGAAATATCCTCTACCCTCGAATCGTTGGTGGGGTAATGAAGGTTCATCCAATTACGATTTTAGTATTGCTTTTGTTATCAAGTAATATCTATGGTGTCATTGGCATGATTGTCGCAGTACCAACCTATTCTATCTTGAAAGAAATTTCTAAGTTTTTATCACGTTTGTATGAAAATCATAAAATAATGAAAGAACGAGAAAGAGAATTAGCTAAGTAA
- a CDS encoding lactonase family protein, which produces MKETVYFGTYTRRTSQGIYKADFDTETGQLSNLELFAAEPSPTYLAFDQHQHLYTVGSQDDKGGIAAYQTDGTLLNHVVEEGAPHCYVAVDEKRDLVYAANYHKGQVLVYKRQEDGRLLLSDVDQHSGQGPHENQASPHVHYTDLTPDHYLVTCDLGTDQVITYDLDQEGKLSKLYTYHSQPGAGSRHIIFHNHYKIAYLICELNSTIEVLIYDGVGEFERMQVISTLPDGYEGFNGTAAIRLSKDGKYLYASNRGHDSIAVYTILADGSLELLEIVPTHGQTPRDFDLTPDQEFIIAIHQDSDNASVFKRNPETGRLAELSNDFHVPEAVCIRFAN; this is translated from the coding sequence ATGAAAGAAACTGTTTATTTTGGAACTTATACACGTCGGACTTCCCAAGGGATTTACAAGGCAGACTTCGATACAGAAACTGGTCAGCTTTCAAATCTAGAACTTTTTGCAGCTGAGCCAAGTCCGACCTACCTTGCCTTTGACCAACACCAACATTTATACACTGTTGGTAGTCAAGACGATAAGGGGGGGATTGCAGCCTATCAAACTGATGGAACCTTATTAAATCATGTCGTGGAAGAAGGAGCTCCCCACTGTTATGTTGCCGTTGATGAAAAGCGTGATTTGGTGTACGCAGCAAACTACCACAAGGGACAGGTCCTTGTTTATAAACGTCAGGAAGATGGTCGTCTTCTACTTAGTGATGTGGATCAACACAGTGGCCAAGGTCCACATGAAAATCAAGCTTCTCCACATGTTCACTATACAGATTTAACACCTGACCACTATCTAGTGACTTGCGACTTGGGAACTGACCAAGTCATCACTTATGATCTTGATCAAGAAGGAAAATTATCTAAACTCTATACCTATCACAGCCAGCCAGGAGCAGGCTCACGCCATATTATTTTCCATAACCATTATAAAATTGCTTATCTCATTTGTGAACTTAATAGCACTATCGAGGTTCTAATCTACGATGGTGTTGGCGAATTTGAACGCATGCAAGTCATTTCAACTCTACCAGACGGTTATGAAGGCTTTAATGGTACTGCTGCTATTCGTCTCTCTAAAGACGGTAAATACCTCTACGCTTCTAACCGTGGTCATGATTCTATCGCAGTATATACAATCCTTGCGGACGGTAGTTTAGAGTTGTTAGAAATCGTTCCGACTCATGGTCAGACTCCACGTGATTTTGATTTGACACCGGATCAAGAATTTATCATTGCTATCCATCAAGACTCTGACAATGCAAGCGTTTTTAAACGCAATCCTGAAACTGGTCGTCTTGCAGAACTTTCTAATGACTTCCATGTCCCAGAAGCGGTCTGCATCAGATTTGCTAATTAA
- a CDS encoding AI-2E family transporter has product MEQKEKHFSLSWFFKWFLDNKAITVFLVTLLLGLNLFILSKISFLFSPVLDFLAVVMLPVILSGLLYYLLNPIVDWMEKHKINRVIAISIVFVIIALFIIWGLAVAIPNLQRQVLSFARNVPVYLEDADRVVNDLVTKRLPDDFRPQLEQVLTNFSSQATVWASKVSSQAVNWVSAFISGASQVIVALIIVPFMLFYLLRDGKGLRNYLTQFMPTKLKEPVGQVLSDVNQQLSNYVRGQVTVAIIVAVMFIIFFKIIGLRYAVTLGVTAGILNLVPYLGSFLAMLPALVLGLIAGPVMLLKVVIVFIVEQTIEGRFVSPLILGSQLNIHPINVLFVLLTSGSMFGIWGVLLGIPVYASAKVVISAIFEWYKVVSGLYELEGEEIKSEQ; this is encoded by the coding sequence ATGGAGCAAAAAGAGAAACATTTTAGCCTATCTTGGTTTTTCAAGTGGTTTTTGGATAACAAGGCAATTACGGTATTTTTGGTAACCTTATTATTGGGACTGAATCTTTTTATTTTAAGTAAGATTAGTTTTCTATTTTCACCGGTTCTAGACTTTTTGGCAGTTGTTATGTTGCCAGTCATTCTATCTGGTTTGCTATATTATTTATTAAATCCTATCGTTGATTGGATGGAGAAGCATAAGATTAATCGTGTCATCGCAATCAGTATTGTCTTTGTCATCATCGCTCTCTTTATCATTTGGGGCTTGGCAGTCGCCATTCCAAATCTGCAACGTCAAGTTTTAAGTTTTGCAAGGAATGTTCCAGTCTACCTCGAAGATGCAGACAGAGTTGTTAATGATTTGGTCACCAAGCGTTTACCAGATGATTTCAGACCTCAATTAGAGCAAGTTTTAACAAACTTCTCTAGTCAGGCTACAGTTTGGGCAAGTAAGGTTTCATCTCAGGCTGTCAACTGGGTGAGTGCATTTATTAGCGGGGCATCTCAAGTGATTGTTGCCTTGATTATCGTTCCTTTCATGCTCTTTTACCTTTTGCGTGATGGGAAAGGCTTGCGTAACTATTTAACCCAATTCATGCCAACGAAATTGAAGGAACCTGTAGGACAGGTTTTGTCAGATGTGAATCAACAGTTGTCCAACTATGTTAGAGGACAAGTAACAGTGGCTATTATTGTAGCAGTAATGTTTATCATCTTCTTCAAAATCATTGGTCTACGCTATGCAGTTACGTTGGGGGTTACTGCTGGTATTTTAAATCTGGTTCCTTATTTGGGTAGCTTCTTAGCCATGCTTCCTGCCCTAGTATTGGGCTTGATTGCTGGGCCAGTCATGCTTTTAAAAGTAGTGATTGTCTTTATCGTAGAACAAACTATTGAAGGCCGTTTTGTCTCTCCATTGATTTTGGGAAGTCAATTAAACATCCATCCTATTAATGTTCTCTTTGTCTTGTTAACTTCGGGCTCTATGTTTGGTATCTGGGGAGTCTTGCTCGGTATTCCAGTTTATGCCTCTGCAAAGGTTGTTATTTCAGCGATTTTTGAATGGTATAAGGTAGTTAGTGGCCTATATGAACTAGAGGGAGAGGAAATCAAGAGTGAACAATAG
- a CDS encoding F0F1 ATP synthase subunit epsilon, with product MAQLTVQIVTPDGLVYDHHASFVSVRTLDGEMGILPRHENMIAVLAVDEVKVKRVDDENHVNWIAVNGGVIEVANGVVTIVADSAERARDIDVSRAERAKLRAEREIEEAHDKHLIDQERRAKIALQRAINRINVGNRL from the coding sequence ATGGCTCAGTTAACTGTCCAGATCGTGACACCAGATGGTCTCGTCTATGATCACCATGCCAGCTTTGTATCAGTTCGAACTCTGGATGGTGAGATGGGAATCTTGCCACGACATGAAAATATGATTGCAGTTTTAGCAGTTGATGAGGTTAAGGTTAAACGTGTAGATGATGAAAATCACGTGAACTGGATTGCAGTAAACGGAGGCGTTATCGAAGTTGCCAATGGCGTTGTCACAATTGTTGCTGACTCTGCAGAACGTGCTCGTGATATCGACGTTAGTCGTGCAGAACGTGCCAAACTTCGAGCAGAGCGTGAAATTGAAGAAGCACACGACAAACACTTGATTGACCAAGAACGTCGTGCGAAGATTGCACTGCAACGTGCCATTAACCGTATTAATGTCGGAAATAGACTATAA
- the sdbB gene encoding thiol-disulfide oxidoreductase-associated lipoprotein SdbB, producing the protein MKKVMFAGLSLLSLVVLMACGEEETKKTQAPEQSPKQQQQTPVQQIAVGKDAPDFTLQSMDGKEVKLSDYKGKKVYLKFWASWCGPCKKSMPELMELAAKPDRDFEILSVIAPGIQGEKTVEQFPQWFQDQGYKDIPVLYDTKGTTFQAYQIRSIPTEYLIDSQGKIGKIQFGVISNEDAEAAFKEMN; encoded by the coding sequence ATGAAAAAAGTAATGTTTGCTGGCTTAAGCCTCTTGTCACTAGTTGTATTGATGGCCTGTGGCGAGGAAGAGACTAAAAAGACTCAAGCACCAGAACAATCCCCAAAACAACAGCAACAAACGCCTGTACAACAAATTGCTGTTGGAAAAGATGCTCCAGACTTCACCTTGCAATCTATGGATGGTAAAGAAGTTAAGTTATCTGATTATAAGGGGAAAAAAGTCTACTTGAAGTTTTGGGCTTCATGGTGTGGTCCATGTAAGAAAAGTATGCCTGAGTTGATGGAATTAGCAGCGAAACCAGATCGTGATTTTGAAATTCTTAGTGTCATTGCACCAGGAATTCAAGGTGAAAAAACTGTCGAGCAATTTCCACAATGGTTCCAAGATCAAGGATATAAAGATATCCCAGTACTTTATGACACAAAAGGAACCACCTTCCAAGCTTATCAAATTCGAAGCATTCCTACAGAATACCTGATTGATAGTCAAGGAAAGATTGGAAAGATTCAATTTGGTGTCATCAGCAACGAGGATGCAGAAGCAGCCTTTAAAGAAATGAACTAG